GGATTTACTGAGGCAGTAGCAGTCTGAAAAATGTTACGGTTACGACAAGCAACCTGCCACAATCCAGTTCTCACCTTCTTCAAAACACTGGAACAAGGTTGATGTAGATAATATGCCTCCTCTTTTTTGTAGAATTGCGGCGATTTCGACACATAACTCGTAAATATTTCCCGAGAAATGTCTAACTATGAAGGATGCACGGGGACGGTTCTCAGTCTGCCGACGAACGAAGCACGGGGACGGTTCTTGTGCTTCCTTCGTCGTTAGACGAACGGAGGAAGCATGAGAACCGTCCCCAATCTGCCAAAAGGACCTATTAAAGAAATTATCTTTTTTTCTATATTCTTCTAGCCAACTATCATTGATACTCCCGTTCCATAGAAGATAAATCTTCCTAAAAATTCACCGATTATAACTAAAGCAAATGCTGCATAGCAGATTTTACATTGTGTTTGGGGTTTAATATTCTTATAAAATATCAGTCCTATAATAGCCAGTCCTGTAATTGATAGAATCCATCTAATTATAATCGAGTATGCATATTTTCCTGCAAATAAACTTGCTGTTTCTGCCCCCGCTAAACCTCCATCAACAGATAAACCAGCAGCATAAACTGGTAGATATATCAATTGGATAACGATAGCTGCTAACCCTGCTAATCCAAATACCTTTAATACTTTCATTAGTGCTTCTGTTTTCTCTTCTTTAGATTGTAGGACAACCATTATCACAGCAACAGCGCCAAAAACAACCGTCGTTCCGAAAAAAACTAGATACGTATTTACATCGATCCACGCCGGCTTTATGGTCACAAAATAAATACTCGCCATACTAAAGACTGCTCCTAATCCTACAATAGAGGTAACCCACCCTACTATTTGATTCCATGCACCTTTTCGATCTAGATAATAGGATACGATCCAAAGAACAAAGAAGCCACCTGCGAACAATATTTCTCTACTTAACCAAGAAGAATCTAGATTCAAAGAGCACGGTATGCTCCTAATGGCGTCCCTAAATGGAACACTGATAATATAAGAGCAATGAACATGACTGGGCCTACAAGAAACAATCCTTGTTTCGTTACATTAATACTGAGCTGCCTATCTATATTCTTGTTTAGAGAACGAATAATCACTATAAATATATAGGTACCTACAGCTAGCTGTGATAGGAGTGTGAATAATATGAGTGGCCATTCTTCCGCAAACATTTTAAAACCTCCTTTAAATTTATTTTTACTAATACTTAGCTTGTTCCTTTGCATGAACGGTAATAGAAGGTTTTGTTATACCAGCATCAACAAGAACTTTCAAATTAGCATTATCACCATATTTCTTTCTAAGCTCAGCAATCTCGCCAAATTCTATTGCTCTCATTGGACATGAATCAACACATACTGGATTTTGACCTTCATCGACTAAATCTGCACAGCCATCACATTTACCAACTTTTCTCTCTTCTTCAATGTATTGAGGACCTTCATAAGGACAAGACCAAATACAGGTTTTACATCCGATACATTTTTCCCTATCTTGAACAACTAGACCGTCTGATTCCCGCTTGTATATGGCACCAGTAGGGCAGTTTTGTGCACATTTAGGCTCAGCACAATGATTACAGCTTAAGGAAAGGTAATAGCCCCAAGTTTTTGGATACCTCCCACCTTCAAATGAATATACTCGTCTAAATAGCACTCCTACTTTTAAA
The window above is part of the Bacillus sp. HMF5848 genome. Proteins encoded here:
- a CDS encoding DmsC/YnfH family molybdoenzyme membrane anchor subunit — protein: MNLDSSWLSREILFAGGFFVLWIVSYYLDRKGAWNQIVGWVTSIVGLGAVFSMASIYFVTIKPAWIDVNTYLVFFGTTVVFGAVAVIMVVLQSKEEKTEALMKVLKVFGLAGLAAIVIQLIYLPVYAAGLSVDGGLAGAETASLFAGKYAYSIIIRWILSITGLAIIGLIFYKNIKPQTQCKICYAAFALVIIGEFLGRFIFYGTGVSMIVG
- a CDS encoding DmsC/YnfH family molybdoenzyme membrane anchor subunit; the encoded protein is MFAEEWPLILFTLLSQLAVGTYIFIVIIRSLNKNIDRQLSINVTKQGLFLVGPVMFIALILSVFHLGTPLGAYRAL
- a CDS encoding DMSO/selenate family reductase complex B subunit, whose translation is MGQKGFYYNSVICTGCKGCQIACKDKNDLKVGVLFRRVYSFEGGRYPKTWGYYLSLSCNHCAEPKCAQNCPTGAIYKRESDGLVVQDREKCIGCKTCIWSCPYEGPQYIEEERKVGKCDGCADLVDEGQNPVCVDSCPMRAIEFGEIAELRKKYGDNANLKVLVDAGITKPSITVHAKEQAKY